One Bradyrhizobium zhanjiangense DNA segment encodes these proteins:
- a CDS encoding PilZ domain-containing protein — MALANRKFLPAAEERRRFQRVKVHLLGRYMLPDRREFPCQVINMSPGGLALLAPGIGNVGDRVVAYLDHIGRVEGKITRIIDNGFAMTIGATPRKRDKLAAQLTWLANRDILNLPEDRRHDRIVPRNPIAVLTLEDGTKMTCRIIDLSLSGAAIAAENRPPLKSTVLLGRVQGRVVRNLEDGFALEFMHEQPAETLEESVTAR; from the coding sequence ATGGCGTTAGCGAACAGAAAATTTCTTCCGGCCGCCGAAGAGCGTCGGCGTTTCCAGCGGGTGAAAGTGCACCTGCTCGGCCGCTACATGCTGCCGGACCGCCGTGAATTCCCCTGCCAGGTGATCAACATGTCGCCGGGCGGCCTCGCGCTGCTGGCCCCCGGCATCGGCAATGTCGGCGACCGCGTCGTCGCCTATCTCGACCATATCGGCCGGGTCGAGGGCAAGATCACCCGGATCATCGACAATGGCTTTGCCATGACGATCGGGGCAACGCCGAGGAAGCGCGACAAGCTCGCGGCCCAGCTGACCTGGCTCGCCAACCGCGACATCCTCAACCTGCCGGAGGACCGCCGTCACGATCGTATCGTGCCGCGCAATCCGATCGCGGTGCTGACGCTCGAGGACGGCACCAAGATGACCTGCCGCATCATCGACCTGTCGCTGTCAGGCGCCGCGATTGCCGCGGAGAACCGCCCGCCGCTGAAATCGACGGTTCTGCTCGGCCGGGTCCAGGGCCGTGTGGTCCGAAACCTCGAAGACGGCTTCGCCCTCGAATTCATGCACGAGCAGCCGGCCGAGACACTCGAAGAGAGCGTTACCGCGCGGTAA
- a CDS encoding FAD-dependent oxidoreductase — MNVRDEHTRSLWMDVSVADAPALSGTVGTDVVVVGSGIAGMSVAYELASHGRSVVVLDRGGIGSGMTARTTAHLATALDDGYDELVRVRGPDRARHYYQSVAAAIDRAEVIQLAEHIDCDFQRVDGYWVLSPETPASELDEELVCCRKLGIPVENRIEPTPFHAEGQVRSLRFARQARLHPTKYLAGLASALERRGARLYADTCVESIRQQHGDMVVTTASGHEVHAADVVVATNSPVNVQVAIHTKQAPYRTYALAAKIAAGALEDALYWDTLDPYHYVRLQPFSADEDIVIIGGEDHKSGEANDGVQRLDALERWARDRLTGLSEVTHRWSGQVLEPVDFTGFIGRSPGEEHLFIVSGDSGQGITNGLVAGLLVTDLITTGASPWEEVYAPSRKIQKNIGEFISENITPLKNFAEYLAASEMASVERLRPGEGRLVRSGLKKIAACRDRNGRLHLHSASCTHLGCVVHWNALEQCWDCPCHGSQFAPDGTALNGPAVSPLASAEKPVNLEAAE; from the coding sequence ATGAATGTACGGGACGAGCACACCCGATCGCTCTGGATGGATGTTTCGGTTGCCGACGCGCCGGCGCTATCCGGTACGGTGGGTACGGACGTCGTCGTTGTCGGTTCTGGAATTGCCGGGATGTCGGTCGCCTATGAGCTTGCCAGCCACGGACGCTCGGTCGTGGTGCTGGACCGCGGCGGCATCGGCAGTGGGATGACGGCGCGCACCACCGCTCACCTGGCAACGGCGCTCGACGACGGCTACGACGAGTTGGTGAGGGTGCGCGGCCCTGACCGTGCGCGGCACTACTATCAGAGCGTCGCTGCCGCGATCGATCGCGCCGAGGTCATCCAGCTTGCCGAGCATATCGATTGCGATTTTCAACGCGTCGACGGTTACTGGGTGCTGTCGCCCGAAACGCCCGCATCCGAACTTGACGAGGAATTGGTTTGCTGTCGCAAGCTCGGAATTCCGGTCGAAAACCGGATCGAGCCAACGCCGTTCCATGCCGAGGGCCAGGTGCGTTCGCTACGCTTTGCCCGGCAGGCGCGCCTGCACCCGACCAAATACCTCGCGGGTCTGGCGAGCGCACTCGAGCGCCGGGGGGCGCGGCTCTACGCCGACACCTGTGTTGAGAGCATCCGTCAACAGCATGGCGACATGGTCGTGACGACCGCCTCAGGCCACGAGGTCCACGCTGCCGACGTGGTGGTCGCGACGAACTCGCCCGTCAATGTGCAGGTGGCGATCCACACCAAGCAGGCGCCTTATCGCACCTATGCGCTCGCCGCGAAGATTGCGGCCGGCGCGCTGGAGGATGCGCTCTATTGGGATACGCTCGATCCCTATCATTATGTCCGACTCCAGCCGTTCTCTGCCGACGAGGATATCGTGATCATCGGCGGGGAAGATCATAAATCGGGCGAAGCGAACGACGGCGTACAGCGCCTTGACGCGCTCGAGCGCTGGGCACGCGATCGCTTGACGGGGTTGAGCGAGGTCACCCATCGCTGGTCCGGCCAGGTGCTGGAGCCGGTCGATTTCACCGGCTTCATTGGCCGCAGCCCCGGCGAGGAGCATCTCTTCATCGTCAGCGGCGATTCCGGGCAGGGGATCACGAACGGGCTCGTCGCCGGCCTGTTGGTGACGGATCTGATCACGACGGGCGCGAGCCCTTGGGAAGAAGTCTACGCTCCGTCACGGAAGATTCAGAAGAACATCGGCGAGTTCATCAGCGAGAACATCACGCCGCTGAAGAATTTTGCGGAATATCTTGCGGCGAGCGAGATGGCGAGCGTCGAACGGCTGCGGCCGGGCGAGGGGCGTCTGGTCCGCAGCGGCCTGAAGAAGATTGCCGCTTGCCGGGACCGTAACGGACGTCTGCATCTGCACTCGGCAAGCTGCACCCATCTCGGCTGCGTCGTGCACTGGAATGCGCTGGAGCAGTGCTGGGATTGCCCGTGTCACGGCTCGCAATTCGCGCCCGACGGCACCGCACTCAATGGCCCGGCGGTGTCGCCGCTTGCGAGCGCGGAGAAGCCGGTCAATCTCGAAGCCGCGGAGTGA
- a CDS encoding CYTH and CHAD domain-containing protein, translating into MLKSDSTPARKTPGAPDGNPAPKDNKRTQVVAGFLRQIEPAGPGAEPRIEDAVSDQTSSQETTPDPEPAPSSVDARSAGEIELKLLVDADRMAHFNAAPVITANARNKGTRKHLKSVYYDTPDRALRRSGLSLRVRQSGARFVQTVKTDAADDPLRRGEWEASVPSLAPDLALAMPFIPENLRCHLEARPLEAVFTADVHRHARMVDLPSGTVEVAFDQGELTAGDGSLPVSEIELELKSGSASAIYEVALRLAERGAVKPSIRTKSERGFDLAAGKPPSARRPRKLRLDPSVTLDEAFATILRSCFHHLLQSLPAAEDGRNPEGVHQLRVALRRLRSALDLMRSVGALSNLDALRSEARWLAQDLSAARDWDVFQLETLPTIAKACPSIAGFDALGRAAAGRQADAYRKAHDALADRRCAVFLIGLGGWIETRGWRNDVAAEDLGQLAEPAVNFAQRILSERYAKVLKRGRRFKSLTIEQLHRVRLATKRLRYLSEFLLPLFADRKSARKFARRLAGLQEELGAFNDMVVTASLLDRLDAEPDSAIAAAAIAGWQARASVGVQPALQSTWRDFTAARVPWSRRTAQD; encoded by the coding sequence ATGCTGAAGTCAGACTCAACACCGGCCCGCAAGACTCCGGGCGCGCCGGATGGGAATCCTGCTCCAAAGGACAACAAGAGAACGCAAGTCGTCGCCGGCTTCCTCAGGCAGATTGAACCCGCCGGGCCAGGCGCAGAACCTCGGATCGAGGACGCCGTGAGTGATCAGACGTCATCGCAAGAGACGACGCCCGATCCGGAACCAGCCCCGTCGAGCGTTGACGCGCGTTCGGCCGGTGAAATCGAACTCAAGCTTCTCGTCGATGCCGATCGCATGGCGCATTTCAACGCTGCGCCGGTCATCACGGCGAACGCGCGCAATAAGGGCACGCGCAAGCATCTCAAGTCCGTCTATTATGACACGCCCGACCGCGCGCTTAGGCGTAGCGGCCTTAGCTTGCGCGTACGCCAGAGCGGCGCGCGCTTCGTGCAGACCGTGAAGACTGACGCCGCGGACGATCCGCTGCGCCGCGGCGAGTGGGAGGCGAGCGTGCCGTCGCTGGCGCCCGATCTCGCTCTGGCGATGCCTTTCATTCCGGAGAATCTTCGCTGCCACCTCGAGGCGCGGCCGCTCGAAGCCGTCTTCACCGCCGACGTCCATCGTCATGCGCGGATGGTCGATCTGCCGTCCGGCACGGTCGAAGTCGCCTTCGACCAGGGCGAGCTGACGGCCGGCGATGGTTCGCTGCCGGTGAGCGAGATCGAGCTGGAGCTCAAGAGCGGCAGCGCAAGCGCGATCTATGAGGTCGCGCTGCGGCTTGCGGAACGCGGGGCGGTGAAGCCGTCCATCCGCACCAAGTCGGAGCGTGGCTTCGACCTTGCCGCCGGCAAGCCGCCCTCGGCACGGCGCCCGCGGAAACTTCGCCTCGATCCGTCCGTGACCCTTGACGAGGCCTTCGCGACGATCCTGCGCTCCTGCTTCCATCATCTGCTTCAGTCGCTGCCCGCCGCCGAGGACGGCCGCAATCCGGAAGGCGTCCATCAGCTTCGCGTTGCGCTGCGCCGGTTGCGCTCGGCGCTGGACCTGATGCGATCGGTCGGCGCGCTCAGCAATCTCGATGCGTTGCGGTCGGAGGCGCGCTGGCTGGCGCAGGATCTCTCCGCCGCGCGAGACTGGGATGTGTTCCAGCTCGAGACATTGCCGACAATCGCAAAAGCCTGTCCTTCGATCGCCGGCTTCGATGCGCTCGGCCGCGCCGCGGCCGGGCGTCAGGCTGACGCCTATCGCAAGGCGCATGATGCGCTCGCCGACCGCCGCTGCGCCGTGTTCCTGATCGGCCTCGGCGGCTGGATCGAGACACGCGGCTGGCGCAACGACGTCGCCGCCGAAGATCTCGGCCAGCTCGCCGAGCCCGCCGTCAACTTCGCGCAGCGCATCTTGTCGGAGCGATACGCCAAGGTGCTCAAGCGCGGGCGCCGCTTCAAGTCGCTCACGATCGAACAGCTGCACCGGGTGCGGCTCGCGACGAAGCGGCTGCGCTATCTCAGCGAGTTCCTGCTGCCGCTGTTTGCCGATCGGAAGTCTGCGAGAAAATTTGCCCGCAGGCTCGCCGGTTTGCAGGAGGAACTCGGCGCATTCAACGACATGGTCGTCACGGCATCGTTGCTGGATCGGCTCGATGCCGAGCCCGACAGCGCCATCGCCGCGGCGGCGATCGCCGGCTGGCAGGCGCGCGCGTCGGTTGGCGTGCAGCCCGCCTTGCAAAGTACGTGGCGCGATTTCACCGCGGCGCGCGTGCCCTGGTCTCGCCGGACCGCACAAGACTGA
- a CDS encoding transglutaminase-like cysteine peptidase, whose product MFDFRGQGKGLALAAMLFGISATAQAGEGRLLYASLGDTTRAPIGWVEFCADNAAQCKGGPTQARDIVMSQAAWRDLVKVNRWVNETVKPLTDQEHWGVIEKWSLPTDGYGDCEDYVLLKRKMLIDAGWPREALLITVVRDKKGEGHAVLTVKTDKGEFVLDNQNESVVAWTETGYRFVKRQSQSDPNVWVSLGDTKPAVSTASARD is encoded by the coding sequence ATGTTTGACTTCAGGGGACAGGGGAAAGGGCTGGCGCTGGCCGCCATGCTCTTCGGGATCAGCGCGACAGCGCAGGCCGGCGAAGGCCGTCTGCTCTACGCGAGCCTCGGCGACACCACGCGTGCGCCGATCGGCTGGGTCGAGTTCTGTGCGGACAATGCCGCTCAGTGCAAGGGCGGGCCGACGCAGGCACGCGACATCGTGATGTCGCAGGCTGCATGGCGCGACCTCGTCAAGGTCAATCGCTGGGTCAACGAGACCGTGAAGCCTTTGACCGATCAGGAGCACTGGGGCGTGATCGAGAAGTGGTCGCTGCCGACGGACGGTTACGGCGACTGTGAAGACTACGTGCTGTTGAAGCGCAAGATGCTGATCGATGCCGGATGGCCGCGCGAGGCCCTGCTCATCACCGTCGTGCGCGACAAGAAGGGCGAAGGCCACGCGGTGCTGACGGTGAAGACCGACAAGGGCGAGTTCGTTCTCGACAATCAGAACGAGAGCGTCGTTGCCTGGACCGAGACCGGCTACCGCTTCGTCAAGCGCCAGTCGCAGAGCGATCCCAACGTCTGGGTCTCGCTCGGCGATACCAAGCCGGCGGTCTCCACCGCCAGCGCCAGAGATTAG